A region of Subdoligranulum variabile DNA encodes the following proteins:
- a CDS encoding TIGR03960 family B12-binding radical SAM protein translates to MMAEFSPKFKEALSLVQKPGRYTGGEPGCVYKDKAAVDVRMAFCFPDTYEIGMSFLGEKILYDLLNRHENWWCERAFMPWTDMKEQMERLQIPLYCLESKDPLTDFDIVGFSLEYELCYTNILAMLRLAGIPLRAADRDEHWPLIIAGGPCVCNAEPMADFFDVMQLGEGEQMLQDICATVEQGKKQGWSKENLLLELAKIPGVYIPSFYDVTYLPDGRIDKISPNRPGIPARITKAIVKNMDDYEPPKNFVVPLVGAVQDRASVEVLRGCVRGCRFCQAGQIYRPFRERSPQLISDCARELCRNTGYDELSLTSLSTSDHSRLEDILDALNSWAEADHVSLSLPSLRVDNFSQSLVEKTTKVRKSGLTFAAEAGTQRLRDVINKNVTWDQIERGCRIAFSEGYTSVKLYFMMGLPTETMEDIKGIADTAQKVVDLFYQIPDRPKGKGVQVTISVACFVPKPDTPFQFCAQDRRETLREKQKYLLSCVHSRKIKVNYHDSATSVLEGVFAKGDRRLGRVIETAFENGAFFDTWEEYFDYDRWMSAFTACGIDPDFYNYRTMGLDEVTPWSHLDVGVSHAHLVREYQKALKAETTQPCNRQCSGCGANKLLGGPCFDYSKNLL, encoded by the coding sequence ATGATGGCGGAATTTTCCCCGAAATTCAAAGAAGCGCTCAGTCTTGTGCAGAAGCCGGGCCGTTATACGGGCGGCGAACCGGGTTGTGTCTATAAAGACAAGGCTGCGGTGGATGTGCGGATGGCGTTCTGCTTTCCGGACACCTACGAGATCGGTATGTCTTTTCTTGGCGAGAAGATTTTGTACGATCTTCTGAACCGCCATGAAAACTGGTGGTGTGAACGGGCCTTTATGCCGTGGACCGACATGAAAGAGCAGATGGAGCGACTGCAGATTCCTCTGTACTGCCTGGAGAGTAAGGATCCCTTGACCGATTTTGACATTGTCGGTTTCTCTCTGGAGTATGAGCTTTGTTATACCAATATCCTGGCAATGCTGCGCCTTGCTGGAATCCCGTTGCGTGCCGCTGATCGGGACGAACATTGGCCGCTGATCATCGCGGGCGGTCCTTGCGTCTGCAATGCTGAACCGATGGCGGATTTCTTCGATGTGATGCAGCTTGGCGAGGGAGAACAGATGTTGCAGGATATTTGCGCCACTGTTGAGCAAGGCAAAAAGCAGGGATGGAGCAAAGAGAACCTTCTGCTGGAACTGGCTAAAATTCCCGGAGTATATATTCCCTCTTTCTACGATGTAACCTACCTCCCGGATGGTCGCATTGATAAAATTTCGCCTAACCGTCCTGGCATCCCGGCGCGTATTACCAAAGCCATTGTTAAAAATATGGACGACTACGAGCCGCCCAAAAACTTTGTGGTGCCGTTGGTAGGCGCCGTGCAGGACCGAGCCAGCGTAGAAGTACTGCGTGGCTGCGTTCGTGGATGCCGGTTCTGTCAGGCTGGCCAGATTTACCGTCCTTTCCGGGAGCGTTCCCCTCAGCTGATCAGCGATTGCGCCCGGGAACTTTGCCGTAATACCGGATATGATGAACTGAGCCTGACAAGTCTTTCCACTTCCGATCACTCCCGTCTCGAGGACATTCTGGATGCCCTCAATTCTTGGGCTGAGGCGGACCATGTGAGCCTTTCCCTGCCTTCTCTGCGAGTGGACAACTTCTCGCAGTCTCTCGTGGAAAAGACCACCAAGGTGCGCAAAAGTGGACTGACGTTTGCGGCTGAAGCCGGCACACAACGTCTGCGGGATGTCATCAATAAAAACGTGACCTGGGATCAGATTGAACGCGGCTGCCGCATTGCGTTTTCGGAGGGGTATACCTCTGTCAAACTGTATTTTATGATGGGCCTGCCCACTGAAACGATGGAGGACATCAAAGGCATTGCCGACACTGCCCAAAAAGTGGTGGATCTCTTCTACCAGATTCCCGACCGTCCAAAAGGAAAAGGCGTACAGGTTACGATCAGCGTCGCTTGCTTCGTTCCTAAGCCCGATACTCCATTCCAGTTCTGTGCACAGGATCGCCGAGAAACGCTGCGCGAGAAGCAGAAGTATCTGCTCAGTTGTGTGCATTCTCGCAAAATCAAGGTCAATTATCACGACAGTGCTACCAGTGTGCTGGAAGGTGTTTTCGCTAAGGGGGATCGGCGCCTGGGACGTGTCATCGAGACCGCTTTTGAAAACGGCGCATTTTTTGATACCTGGGAAGAATACTTTGACTACGACCGCTGGATGAGTGCCTTTACCGCTTGCGGTATTGACCCGGATTTTTATAATTACCGTACGATGGGGCTAGATGAGGTAACTCCCTGGAGCCATCTTGATGTGGGCGTGAGCCACGCTCATCTGGTTCGGGAATACCAGAAAGCGCTCAAAGCCGAAACCACACAGCCGTGCAACCGCCAGTGCAGCGGCTGCGGCGCCAATAAACTGCTGGGAGGACCGTGTTTTGACTACAGTAAGAATCTTCTTTGA
- the tsf gene encoding translation elongation factor Ts codes for MAISAKDVMELRRQTDCGMMECKKALTQADGDFEKAIEILREQGLATANKKAGRIAAEGMVYAVSFDNCAVVVEVNAETDFVAKNDKFVEFTKELTKVVADQNPADVEALMGCKMGEGTVDDALKALILVIKENIKVRRFARYEGHCAAYVHGGGTHGVIVKFETSDEVAAKSEFVAFGKDIAMQIAAANPSYLDEAAVPAEIIAKEKEIILAQMANDPKTANKPDAIKEKMAVGKLGKFYKENCLVDQAFIKDGGMDVKKYVADTAKALGGDIQIVAYTHFVKGEGLEKRNEDFAAEVAAAIKH; via the coding sequence ATGGCTATTTCTGCAAAAGACGTTATGGAACTGCGCCGCCAGACCGACTGCGGCATGATGGAATGCAAGAAGGCCCTGACCCAGGCTGACGGCGACTTTGAGAAGGCAATCGAGATTCTGCGTGAGCAGGGCCTGGCTACTGCTAACAAAAAGGCTGGCCGTATTGCTGCCGAGGGTATGGTCTACGCCGTTTCTTTTGACAACTGCGCTGTTGTGGTCGAGGTCAACGCCGAGACCGACTTTGTTGCCAAGAATGATAAGTTTGTCGAGTTTACCAAGGAGCTGACCAAGGTTGTTGCGGACCAGAATCCCGCTGATGTGGAGGCTCTGATGGGCTGCAAGATGGGCGAGGGCACTGTGGATGATGCCCTGAAGGCCCTGATCCTTGTCATCAAGGAGAACATCAAGGTTCGTCGTTTTGCCCGTTACGAGGGCCATTGCGCTGCTTACGTGCATGGCGGTGGCACCCATGGTGTCATCGTTAAGTTCGAGACCAGCGATGAAGTGGCTGCCAAGTCCGAGTTTGTTGCTTTCGGCAAAGATATCGCCATGCAGATTGCTGCTGCGAACCCCAGCTATTTGGATGAGGCTGCTGTTCCGGCTGAAATCATTGCCAAGGAAAAGGAAATTATCCTGGCCCAGATGGCTAATGATCCCAAAACCGCCAACAAGCCTGACGCTATCAAAGAAAAGATGGCTGTCGGCAAACTGGGCAAGTTCTACAAGGAGAACTGCCTGGTCGATCAGGCCTTCATCAAGGACGGCGGCATGGACGTCAAGAAGTACGTTGCCGATACCGCCAAGGCTCTGGGCGGAGACATTCAGATTGTGGCCTACACCCATTTTGTCAAGGGTGAGGGTCTGGAAAAGCGCAACGAGGATTTTGCTGCCGAAGTTGCTGCTGCCATCAAGCACTAA
- a CDS encoding ComEA family DNA-binding protein → MPENPERTVIIRLLLCTVIALAAIAWGALFLIAPVWQFSGPTASYTDKDFASVSSETIQTDCININLADAETLMMLPGIGPAKAEAILAWREAHGPFSTLMDLEQVSGISSGMIESWEGLAYVGSSDTQTQ, encoded by the coding sequence GTGCCAGAAAATCCGGAACGCACTGTAATTATCCGTTTGCTTCTGTGCACCGTAATCGCGCTGGCGGCCATTGCTTGGGGCGCTTTGTTCCTGATTGCGCCGGTGTGGCAATTTTCGGGACCAACAGCCTCTTATACGGACAAGGATTTTGCATCCGTCTCATCGGAAACGATTCAAACAGACTGCATTAATATCAATCTGGCAGATGCTGAAACCTTGATGATGCTGCCTGGCATTGGACCGGCTAAAGCGGAGGCTATCCTTGCATGGCGGGAGGCACACGGCCCGTTTTCCACTCTGATGGACCTGGAACAGGTAAGTGGCATATCATCAGGCATGATTGAAAGCTGGGAAGGCCTGGCCTATGTGGGCAGTTCTGATACGCAAACACAGTGA
- a CDS encoding TIGR03936 family radical SAM-associated protein: MTTVRIFFEKRGESAYISLLDLQRVFHRLLKISNLPVWYTQGFNPHIYLSFSCPLSLGQESLCESCEVKTEQETIDALAWQTALQPLMPRGIRITKVAPALEKVGEITSAAYEIMMPGDSAAAIQAYNAADVAEVTKKTKRGQKSINLKEHLPQISYETQGDSIHFTILLPCGSGEALNLNPALLMEYLQEHGGAPAWQCQVLRTHLYTKRGIDFA; encoded by the coding sequence TTGACTACAGTAAGAATCTTCTTTGAAAAACGCGGGGAATCTGCCTATATCTCGCTTCTGGATCTGCAGCGGGTGTTTCATCGGCTGCTCAAGATCAGCAACCTGCCGGTGTGGTACACACAAGGCTTTAACCCGCATATTTACCTTTCTTTTTCTTGTCCGCTCTCCTTGGGGCAGGAAAGTCTGTGTGAAAGCTGCGAAGTGAAAACCGAACAGGAGACGATCGATGCACTGGCCTGGCAGACTGCTCTTCAGCCGCTGATGCCGCGAGGCATTCGAATTACTAAAGTAGCCCCCGCGTTGGAGAAAGTAGGGGAAATCACATCGGCCGCTTATGAAATCATGATGCCTGGAGACTCAGCAGCAGCCATCCAAGCGTATAATGCGGCGGATGTTGCGGAGGTCACCAAAAAGACTAAGCGCGGGCAGAAATCCATCAATTTGAAAGAGCACTTGCCGCAGATTTCCTATGAAACACAGGGAGACAGTATCCATTTTACCATTCTATTGCCTTGCGGCTCCGGCGAAGCACTGAATCTGAATCCAGCACTGCTGATGGAATACCTTCAAGAGCATGGCGGCGCACCGGCATGGCAATGCCAGGTACTCAGGACACATCTATATACCAAACGGGGAATCGATTTCGCATAA
- a CDS encoding SigB/SigF/SigG family RNA polymerase sigma factor → MYAGKVELCGVDTSQLPVLSETEKSALIRAARAGDAEARRKMIQGNLRLVLSVVQKFANRGENLDDLFQVGCIGLIKAIDHFDPSLQVRFSTYGVPMIVGEIRRFLRDNNAVRVSRSIRDLAYHSMRAREALQKENGRDPKISEIAARVGASPENVAMALESVVEPASLYEPVYSDGEDSFAIVDQLHDATGEESWISDIMFRDTVKSLSARERRIIAMRYLGGKTQMQVAREIGISQAQVSRLEKGALNRIKEQISSNC, encoded by the coding sequence ATGTATGCTGGCAAAGTGGAACTGTGTGGTGTAGATACTTCACAGTTACCTGTGCTGAGTGAGACAGAAAAAAGCGCACTGATCCGAGCGGCCCGCGCTGGTGATGCCGAAGCGCGCCGAAAAATGATTCAAGGCAATCTTCGGCTTGTGCTCAGCGTCGTGCAGAAATTTGCCAACCGCGGAGAAAATCTTGACGACCTGTTTCAGGTTGGCTGCATCGGACTGATCAAGGCCATCGATCATTTCGATCCCAGTCTGCAGGTACGCTTTTCGACCTATGGTGTGCCGATGATTGTGGGCGAGATCAGGCGTTTTTTGCGCGATAACAATGCGGTACGGGTCAGTCGGTCTATCCGGGATCTCGCATACCACTCCATGCGTGCCCGGGAAGCATTGCAGAAAGAAAACGGACGTGACCCGAAAATCTCCGAGATTGCGGCCCGGGTAGGAGCTTCACCGGAGAACGTAGCGATGGCACTGGAATCGGTGGTGGAGCCTGCCAGTCTGTATGAGCCGGTTTACTCCGACGGTGAAGACAGTTTTGCCATCGTAGATCAGCTGCACGACGCCACTGGAGAGGAGAGCTGGATCAGTGACATCATGTTTCGGGATACAGTAAAATCCCTCTCTGCCCGGGAACGCCGGATTATTGCCATGCGATATCTGGGCGGTAAAACGCAGATGCAGGTGGCACGGGAAATCGGCATCAGCCAGGCGCAGGTAAGCCGTCTGGAAAAAGGTGCCCTGAACCGCATCAAGGAACAGATCTCTTCCAATTGCTGA
- a CDS encoding M23 family metallopeptidase codes for MWESAAPTPPPQANDKAYGKRCIARQSDGDFVVWGQLLVSLVVLGVVVLAKMLNWPFFPELRIAFREAMQPEQGTFLSENRELSKFTESAAQALAETVQQLMPEPIQSASSETALRQIHAKTQPIPSGARQESYLPDFTLQFPLSGQACTYTSGYGWRTDPMGGSGSDFHLGNDLAAAEGTAVLAAADGIVRYAGTHNSYGNYVRILHSNGDETLYAHMQYLFVHAGEQVSAGDCLGTVGETGNATGPHLHFELLHKGIRYDPSEALQSAS; via the coding sequence ATGTGGGAAAGCGCTGCGCCGACTCCACCGCCGCAAGCCAACGATAAAGCTTACGGCAAACGTTGTATTGCCCGGCAGTCGGACGGGGATTTTGTAGTATGGGGGCAGCTGCTTGTATCGCTGGTGGTCCTCGGTGTCGTCGTACTGGCCAAGATGCTGAACTGGCCGTTTTTTCCGGAACTTCGCATCGCATTCCGAGAAGCCATGCAGCCGGAACAAGGCACATTTTTGTCCGAAAACCGGGAGTTGTCTAAATTTACCGAGAGCGCGGCACAAGCTCTCGCGGAGACCGTGCAGCAGCTCATGCCGGAACCAATACAGTCAGCCTCATCAGAAACGGCTCTTCGTCAGATCCACGCCAAAACACAGCCCATTCCTTCCGGGGCACGGCAGGAGAGTTATCTGCCTGATTTCACGTTGCAATTTCCATTGTCCGGCCAGGCCTGCACCTATACCTCCGGATACGGCTGGCGCACCGATCCCATGGGAGGCTCCGGCTCCGACTTTCATTTGGGAAATGATCTGGCCGCCGCAGAGGGGACCGCTGTCCTGGCTGCCGCAGACGGTATCGTACGCTATGCCGGAACACACAACAGTTATGGCAATTATGTGCGTATTCTGCATTCTAACGGTGATGAGACCCTGTATGCTCATATGCAATATCTGTTTGTGCATGCCGGGGAGCAGGTGTCCGCCGGAGACTGTCTTGGCACGGTAGGGGAGACCGGCAACGCTACCGGACCGCACCTGCATTTTGAACTGCTGCATAAAGGAATCCGCTATGATCCGTCCGAAGCACTGCAAAGCGCATCGTAA
- the sigK gene encoding RNA polymerase sporulation sigma factor SigK has protein sequence MQTIELVNRTLRALWLRLASPQELHYINGADTLPPPLDPQQEQQALEGLSAGKGSARDLLITHNLRLVVYIAKKFETPSAGIEDMISIGTIGLIKAVNTFEPSKNIKLATYASRCIENEILMYLRKSSNRRQDASIDEPLNTDNDGNELLLMDVLTSDQPQVGEELERSAERAALRLAVGRLAPRERRIMELRFGLNHESEHTQKEVADALGISQSYISRLEKRIIKRLRRELETVG, from the coding sequence ATGCAGACGATCGAACTGGTAAATCGGACGCTTCGAGCACTTTGGCTTCGGTTGGCGTCTCCGCAGGAATTGCACTATATCAACGGAGCTGATACACTGCCGCCTCCTCTGGATCCCCAGCAGGAGCAGCAAGCCCTTGAAGGGCTCAGCGCAGGAAAAGGTTCCGCGCGGGATCTTTTGATTACACATAACCTGCGGCTGGTCGTGTACATTGCGAAAAAGTTTGAAACGCCCTCCGCCGGTATTGAGGATATGATATCCATCGGGACTATAGGACTTATCAAGGCCGTAAATACCTTTGAACCTTCCAAAAATATCAAACTGGCCACCTACGCCAGTCGCTGCATTGAAAATGAAATTCTGATGTACCTGCGAAAAAGCTCCAATCGCCGTCAGGACGCCAGCATCGATGAACCACTTAATACGGATAACGACGGTAATGAATTGCTTTTGATGGACGTGCTGACAAGTGACCAGCCCCAGGTCGGGGAAGAACTGGAACGCAGCGCAGAACGTGCTGCGCTGCGGCTGGCGGTCGGACGACTGGCGCCTCGGGAACGACGAATCATGGAACTGCGTTTTGGCCTCAATCACGAGTCCGAACATACACAGAAGGAAGTAGCCGATGCGTTGGGGATTTCCCAGAGTTACATTTCCCGCCTGGAAAAACGGATCATCAAACGGCTGCGGCGGGAACTGGAAACGGTGGGTTAA
- the rpsB gene encoding 30S ribosomal protein S2, which yields MAVVSMKQLLEAGVHFGHQTRRWNPKMAKYIFTERNGIYIIDLQKTVKKLDEAYNFVRDTAAEGGEILFVGTKKQAQESIRDEATRCGMHYVNARWLGGMLTNFRTIRKRIDRMEQLKTMQADGTFDLLPKKEVVKLELEMEKLDKYLGGVKNMKSLPKAMFIVDPHKERIAVSEARKLNIPIVAIVDTNCDPDEIDYVIPGNDDAIRAVKLISGAMANAVLEGKQGVQEAPAAEAAESAEA from the coding sequence ATGGCAGTCGTATCTATGAAACAGCTCCTGGAGGCCGGCGTTCACTTTGGTCATCAGACCCGCCGCTGGAACCCCAAGATGGCAAAGTACATCTTCACCGAGCGCAACGGTATCTACATCATCGACCTGCAGAAGACCGTGAAGAAGCTGGACGAGGCGTACAACTTCGTTCGTGACACTGCGGCCGAGGGCGGCGAAATCCTGTTCGTCGGCACTAAGAAGCAGGCTCAGGAGTCCATTCGCGATGAAGCTACCCGCTGCGGTATGCACTATGTCAACGCTCGCTGGCTGGGCGGCATGCTGACCAACTTCCGCACCATTCGCAAGCGCATCGACCGCATGGAGCAGCTGAAGACCATGCAGGCTGACGGCACTTTCGATCTGCTGCCCAAGAAGGAAGTTGTCAAGCTCGAGCTCGAGATGGAGAAGCTGGACAAGTACCTGGGCGGCGTCAAGAACATGAAGAGCCTGCCGAAGGCCATGTTCATTGTTGACCCCCACAAGGAGCGCATTGCTGTTTCTGAGGCCCGCAAGCTGAACATTCCTATTGTTGCCATCGTCGATACCAACTGTGATCCCGATGAGATCGATTACGTGATTCCCGGCAACGATGACGCCATCCGTGCTGTCAAGCTGATTTCCGGTGCCATGGCCAATGCCGTTCTGGAAGGCAAACAGGGCGTTCAGGAAGCGCCTGCCGCTGAAGCTGCTGAAAGCGCCGAGGCTTAA
- the ppk1 gene encoding polyphosphate kinase 1, with amino-acid sequence MEKPESIFINRELSWLDFDSRVLALAKEKNVPLGERLKFAAIFGSNMDEFFMVRVGSLYDQTLLKNNKPDIVTHMTASEQIAAITPRVAELQAKCDKYFQHLVDLLADAGYKKVDFNKLSKQQDHFWKTYFQRELLPLLSPQIVDSRHPFPFLNNKDIYYIAQLYNKGDGVSFGIVPVSNRFERVLFVKDGEMTCFAFIEELVARYASTIFSTSTVQKECLFRVTRNADITVDEGMMDHDIDFRDVMSELLKKRRKLAAVRLQFWPEAPQEIAKFLREKLVVPASRCYAQTSPLDTGCLFKLSSRIANDGDHSEMFYPAAKPMQAPAGYDLYTEVRKHDVLLAYPYQSIRPFIRMLLRAGADPNVVSIKMTLYRMASDSQIVGALINAAENGKEVVAMVELRARFDEQNNIDWSKQLQDAGCTVLYGFDDYKVHSKLTLITSRVDGKYHYLTQIGTGNYNEKTSELYTDLSFITTRQEIGEEASAVFNNMALQRLTSEVNTMLVAPLHFKTVLLEEMDRQIALAMQGKPASIILKNNSINDPQIIAKISEASCAGVRVDMIVRGICCVRAGVPGRTENVHIRSIVGRYLEHSRIYCFGNGDEMRIYIASGDFLTRNTERRVEVGVRVDDPAIAKKLRGILDLQLRDTVNAREMQPDGTYTKVKPAPGQFPVDSQMAMFGYFKDGFEMEPAKPKPQATAKVVAKKATAKPVGRQTTSLRPSRSGLWQNLFGRGKK; translated from the coding sequence TTGGAAAAGCCGGAAAGCATTTTTATCAACCGTGAACTGAGCTGGCTGGATTTTGACAGCCGTGTGCTCGCGCTTGCAAAGGAAAAAAATGTACCGCTCGGAGAGCGGCTGAAGTTTGCTGCCATTTTCGGCAGCAATATGGATGAATTTTTCATGGTACGCGTAGGGTCGCTGTATGACCAGACGTTGCTGAAAAACAACAAACCCGATATCGTGACGCACATGACGGCTTCGGAACAGATCGCTGCCATCACGCCCCGGGTGGCCGAACTGCAAGCCAAGTGCGACAAGTATTTCCAACATCTGGTGGATTTGCTGGCTGACGCTGGCTACAAGAAAGTGGACTTCAATAAACTGAGCAAGCAGCAGGATCATTTCTGGAAGACCTATTTCCAGAGAGAACTGCTGCCGTTGCTCAGCCCGCAGATTGTGGATTCGCGCCATCCGTTCCCGTTTCTGAACAACAAAGACATCTATTACATTGCGCAGCTTTATAACAAAGGGGATGGTGTCAGTTTCGGCATCGTGCCGGTGAGCAATCGCTTTGAACGGGTGCTCTTTGTCAAAGACGGAGAGATGACCTGCTTTGCTTTCATCGAAGAACTGGTGGCACGGTATGCATCCACGATCTTCAGTACCAGCACCGTTCAGAAAGAGTGTCTGTTCCGCGTAACCCGCAACGCCGACATCACGGTGGATGAGGGCATGATGGATCACGATATTGATTTCCGCGATGTGATGAGCGAGCTGCTGAAAAAGCGGCGTAAACTGGCAGCTGTCCGCCTTCAGTTCTGGCCTGAAGCTCCCCAGGAGATCGCAAAATTCCTGCGCGAGAAGCTCGTGGTTCCCGCATCCCGTTGCTACGCCCAAACTTCTCCGCTGGATACTGGCTGTCTGTTCAAGCTATCCAGCCGTATTGCCAATGACGGAGACCATTCCGAGATGTTTTATCCTGCCGCCAAACCGATGCAGGCGCCGGCCGGCTACGATTTGTATACCGAAGTCCGCAAACACGATGTGCTGCTGGCATACCCCTATCAAAGTATTCGCCCGTTCATCCGCATGTTGTTGCGCGCCGGTGCAGACCCGAACGTGGTTTCCATCAAGATGACGCTGTACCGCATGGCCAGTGATTCCCAGATTGTAGGGGCTTTAATCAATGCCGCGGAGAACGGCAAAGAAGTGGTGGCCATGGTCGAGTTGCGTGCCCGGTTTGATGAACAGAACAACATCGACTGGTCCAAGCAGCTGCAGGATGCCGGCTGCACAGTTCTGTACGGCTTTGACGATTACAAAGTACATTCCAAATTGACTCTGATTACCAGTCGGGTGGATGGCAAATATCATTACCTGACCCAGATCGGTACCGGTAACTACAACGAAAAAACCAGCGAGCTTTATACGGATCTTTCCTTTATCACCACCCGTCAGGAGATTGGCGAAGAGGCCAGCGCAGTTTTCAATAATATGGCGCTGCAACGCCTGACCAGCGAGGTAAACACCATGCTGGTAGCACCGCTTCACTTCAAGACTGTTCTGCTGGAAGAGATGGACCGCCAGATTGCATTGGCTATGCAGGGCAAGCCGGCATCCATTATTCTGAAAAATAACTCTATCAATGACCCACAGATTATTGCCAAGATCAGTGAAGCCAGCTGCGCTGGAGTGCGTGTTGATATGATCGTGCGTGGGATCTGCTGCGTGCGTGCCGGTGTGCCGGGCCGGACCGAAAATGTGCATATCCGCAGCATTGTCGGCCGATATCTTGAACACTCCCGCATTTACTGCTTCGGCAACGGCGATGAGATGCGGATTTACATTGCATCGGGCGACTTCCTGACCCGCAATACTGAACGCCGTGTGGAGGTAGGTGTTCGGGTTGACGATCCTGCCATTGCGAAAAAACTGCGCGGGATTCTGGATCTTCAGTTGCGGGATACCGTCAACGCACGGGAAATGCAGCCGGATGGCACTTACACCAAGGTGAAACCGGCGCCCGGCCAATTCCCGGTAGACAGTCAGATGGCTATGTTCGGTTACTTCAAGGATGGGTTTGAGATGGAACCGGCAAAGCCTAAACCGCAGGCAACGGCCAAAGTTGTCGCCAAAAAGGCAACTGCCAAACCGGTGGGCCGACAAACCACTTCTCTGCGTCCTTCGCGTTCCGGACTGTGGCAGAATTTGTTCGGCCGCGGCAAAAAATAA
- a CDS encoding HAD family hydrolase, with translation MYKNVIFDFGGVVVDFNPRNFLMDRFMNKHAEEIVYDLTFGSQEWQDLDRGTITRAVANRIMMENAAHVNREFEVQTVIEEWASMLRTKKTTVKIMRELKEAGYRLYYLTNIPVDIMDELRQRDWFPLFDGGIASCDVHLCKPEPEIYTILMQKCNLAYDESIFVDDNKINAQAAYNLGITGILYKNPKSFLRALGACGIQLK, from the coding sequence ATGTATAAAAATGTCATCTTTGATTTTGGCGGCGTGGTGGTGGATTTCAATCCGCGCAACTTCCTGATGGACCGATTTATGAACAAACATGCAGAAGAAATCGTCTACGACCTGACTTTCGGCAGCCAGGAGTGGCAGGATCTGGACCGCGGAACCATTACCCGCGCGGTGGCCAATCGCATTATGATGGAGAACGCAGCCCATGTAAACCGCGAATTTGAGGTACAGACGGTCATTGAGGAGTGGGCTTCCATGCTGCGCACCAAAAAGACCACGGTCAAAATTATGCGGGAGTTGAAGGAAGCCGGGTATCGGCTGTACTATCTGACAAACATTCCGGTGGATATTATGGATGAACTGCGGCAACGGGACTGGTTTCCCCTGTTTGATGGCGGCATTGCCTCCTGTGATGTGCATCTTTGCAAGCCGGAGCCGGAGATCTATACGATTCTGATGCAGAAATGCAACCTTGCCTATGACGAATCCATTTTTGTGGACGACAACAAAATCAATGCACAAGCAGCTTACAACCTTGGTATCACCGGAATTTTGTACAAGAATCCAAAATCTTTCCTGCGGGCACTCGGAGCCTGCGGAATTCAACTGAAATGA
- a CDS encoding YlmC/YmxH family sporulation protein has translation MTLHDLSEKDVIQIKTGENLGRIDDLLFDEHAAKLQSVILRGRGHLFGLLGYEEDLIIPWESIRNIGTDVIMVDAEPLPAQHRTKRCQ, from the coding sequence ATGACATTACATGATTTAAGCGAAAAAGACGTGATTCAGATCAAGACTGGCGAAAATTTGGGGCGAATTGATGACCTGCTGTTTGATGAACATGCTGCCAAACTGCAGTCTGTCATCCTGCGTGGACGCGGGCACTTGTTTGGGCTGCTCGGCTATGAAGAGGATCTTATCATCCCATGGGAGTCTATCCGCAACATCGGTACGGATGTCATTATGGTGGATGCAGAACCGCTGCCGGCGCAGCATCGGACAAAACGATGTCAGTAA
- a CDS encoding metalloprotease, producing the protein MIRPKHCKAHRKARIHLRAPMPLLFLLAFALALDGTGIVRIGLLCALLHEGGHLFMYYWLWRRWPDLQLSPLGICLLQRGRVMTPRQEFLLAAAGPLSNLLCCCAVLGWMRLTHYSYAGYWFASTNLLVGGTNLLPLPGLDGQRLLHSFWQGP; encoded by the coding sequence ATGATCCGTCCGAAGCACTGCAAAGCGCATCGTAAGGCGCGCATTCATCTTCGTGCGCCGATGCCGCTTCTGTTTCTTCTTGCGTTCGCCCTGGCCCTTGACGGAACGGGAATAGTCCGGATTGGGCTTCTTTGTGCACTGCTGCATGAGGGAGGGCACCTTTTCATGTATTACTGGCTCTGGCGCCGATGGCCCGATTTGCAGCTTTCCCCCTTGGGGATCTGCCTGCTGCAGCGTGGTCGCGTCATGACTCCACGGCAGGAATTCCTGCTGGCCGCAGCCGGACCATTGTCCAATCTCTTGTGCTGCTGTGCAGTCCTCGGCTGGATGCGTCTGACTCATTACAGCTATGCCGGCTACTGGTTTGCCAGCACCAATTTACTGGTTGGAGGTACCAATCTGCTGCCTCTGCCTGGGTTGGATGGTCAACGGCTTCTGCATTCTTTCTGGCAAGGACCGTAA